One stretch of Paenibacillus sp. AN1007 DNA includes these proteins:
- a CDS encoding MBL fold metallo-hydrolase, with amino-acid sequence MNQLTFLGTGDSMGVPRVYCDCEICTEARLTGDNRRKRSSVLIHGGSGVRDRQDDEVFMIDCGPDWRSQMEDLGMRMVHTLLITHAHFDHIGGLPEWADACRWLGVKGKLYAPREVIVTIQGQFPWLVRHMDFHETDNGIELGGWKIRSWKVCHGHNGFSYAYRLDREGYAWAYCSDAIDLKEDEKQLLYGLDMLVLGTSFVHELAEFSTRSVYDMQEAQELLRELQPGRTFFTHMSHDVDVRKDYGLDQSITTARAGMTVKLR; translated from the coding sequence GCGATTGCGAGATATGTACGGAGGCCAGGCTGACGGGTGATAATCGACGGAAACGTTCATCTGTCCTGATTCACGGGGGGAGTGGCGTTCGAGATCGGCAAGATGATGAGGTATTTATGATCGACTGCGGACCAGACTGGCGTTCTCAGATGGAAGATCTGGGAATGAGGATGGTGCATACGCTGCTGATTACGCATGCGCATTTTGATCATATCGGTGGTCTGCCGGAGTGGGCGGATGCGTGCCGCTGGTTAGGAGTGAAGGGGAAGCTGTATGCACCGCGTGAGGTGATCGTCACGATTCAGGGACAGTTTCCTTGGCTCGTTCGTCATATGGATTTTCACGAAACGGATAACGGAATTGAACTCGGCGGATGGAAGATTCGCTCTTGGAAAGTGTGTCATGGACATAACGGATTTTCGTATGCTTATCGACTGGATCGTGAGGGGTATGCGTGGGCATACTGTTCGGATGCTATCGATTTGAAAGAAGATGAGAAGCAGCTGCTCTATGGATTGGATATGTTAGTACTGGGCACGAGCTTTGTGCATGAATTGGCGGAGTTCTCGACGCGTTCGGTGTATGATATGCAGGAGGCTCAGGAGCTTTTGCGAGAGCTGCAGCCGGGGCGCACCTTTTTTACACATATGTCACATGATGTAGATGTAAGGAAGGACTATGGACTGGATCAAAGCATTACAACAGCACGTGCAGGTATGACGGTGAAGCTGCGTTAG